The following is a genomic window from Labeo rohita strain BAU-BD-2019 chromosome 11, IGBB_LRoh.1.0, whole genome shotgun sequence.
TGTGAGACTGTTATGGAAGCAACCCATTAATAACACACTGGGAAAACTGAGACTTATTTCCCTCACAGCCTCGTTTCTAGTGATTACTGTAAATGAGTGTTTTAATGTAATGGAAAACTGTGGCACCACATTACagtctaaatattatatcaggAATGAGTCTCTTGACtctttcatttaaaagaaaGACTATAGTGTTCAGATAAAGAAAAACACAGTGCAAAGTAATTCAGAACAGCAGCTTTattttcagagacaggcttTATCACACACAAATATGAGTATCATACGTTTTCTTTTAGTAACactttttctcaatattacttTAGCAAACATTCAAAAccaaatgtatgtgtgtgtccagATGTTGTCTCATAAAGCGGTGTGCTCTGCATTTAGTAGCTGTGCTGTGTCTTCTGGATTGTTGTTGTGACAACTGCACCTTaaggtagagagagagagagagagagagtaagcAATGCAAAATTTAACTCATTTACTGTAGTACCTGAAACTGACCATCCCACTGCATTATGCAAAGAAAGATTTTAATTACCTGGTACTTGagtcctggaaaaaaaaaaaagaaaagatgcatTAGTGAAGCCATTCCACGACTTAATAACGTAACATTATTCAAGTCACTGCgataattctaacaaataaaaagaaattaacttACTTGATGTCTTGATTTTCCAGGAGGCTCCTGTAGGTTGCGATCTCCTGTTCCAGACGAGTCTTGATGTCCAGCAACATGGCGTACTCTCGTCCCTGCTGCTCAATGCTAGCCCGCACTTGACTTAGCTCGCATTCCAGTACGTTGATTTGGTTCTGGTAGCTTGCTAGCATGGCGCTGTACCTAGCCTCTGTGTCTGCCAATGAGTTCTCCAGTGCCGCTTTCTGTGCGAGTAACgagaacatgcagaaatatgTCACTACAAACTGCTGTTGTATAAAAAATAAGCTATTTTGTGAAAATCTAATTgattggaacaacattaggggGAGTAACGGATTACAAATGCTGAGTCTCAGAAAAATACCATAAAGGTGCAAGTCCTTCAGATCTCCAGACAGTTATAAATGGCTTCTCTCATTCTTTTCATTGTGCCTCACCTACTTTCAAAGCATTCTTGATAGATCTCACACTCGCCCTCTTTTACATCTGCTTCTGGATTCTTTCTTGGCCTGCTTCCCTAACCTCATAAGTAACATTTTCCTGAACTTTGGTTCAGATAATGTAATCTCTCGCTCTTCCCCTACACTTCCTGCATTCCATTTGTGTCTTACCATGCTGAGTTGAGACTGTAGCTCGATCTCCAGACCCTGCAAGGTGCGTCGTAGATCTGAGATCTGTGTCTTGGATGTCTGGATGGTCTCTGTGCTGATGGCCACTTCTTTGGTAAAAGTTGCCGTCTAAAAGAGACAGAAACACACAATATGAATTCAAGTACTGTATATCATAAGATGAGCTGTACCTGTTTTACCTCAGATACCAGCAGGAATAATATTTGGTTTGTTATTCAGTCTTGCAGtatgtttgataacaaagtaGAATTCACAACCCATTCAAAGAGAAAGATGTCTTACCTTGTCCTTGAACCAGTCTTCCTGTTCTCTGCGGTGTTTCTGTATGATGTTCTCATAATGAGCACGAATCTCATCCAGAACCCTGTTCAGGTCTTGCTGAGGAGCAGCGTCAACCTCTACATTCACTGTGCCTGTCAGCTGTGACCTCAGTGCAGCCAAGTCCTGTAAACCCACAAGGCTTCAGCGTCAGAACTCTGGTTAGCTTTACATGTTCAAAAAACAACTACAGGCAAGTTACTACAAACCTCCTCGTGGTTCTTCTTCATAAACGCCAGTTCATCCTGCAGACTCTCGATCTGCATCTCCAGGTCGGCCTTTGTCAGGGTCGTCTGGTCGAGCAAGCGGCGCAGGTTAGCGATGTCAGCCTCCACAGACTGCCGCATGACCAATTCGTGCTCATATCTGATTGGTGGAGAAACAGGATGAGGAATAAACTCACCAATCAAGTCAGGATGCTAAAGCTAACAAGCTATGGTTACAGGGAAATGTTGTTTGAGAGAATTTACTTTATTCTGAAGTCATCAGCAGCCAGTTTAGAGTTGTCAATCTGCAGGAGGATGTTGGCGTTGTTGATGGTAGCATTTTTAATCTGTAATGAAAAGCATATACAGTTTTTAACACATAAATTCCAAACATAAAAGTGGGGCATAATGTTGTTACAGAACTGTGGTGTCTTTGCAGTCTTATATATGAGAACAGTATGAGGTGTGTTGCAAAGATTCTCTATTATTAAGCAACCAGATTAGTGCACTAGAATTTGCTAGTCTTTCCCATCATgtggcattttcattttaatttcactgtACCTTGTCCTTCAGGTCCTTGATGGTGTTCCAGTAGGGGCTGTAGTCCCTCTGAGCAACTGGCCCTTTCTTCTCATAGTACTCACGGATCTGCCTCTCCAAACTGGCATTGGCAGCCTCCAGTGAGCGCACCTTCTCCAGGTAGGATGCCAGACGGTCGTTCAGGTTCTGCATGGTGGCCTTCTCATTCAGCTGGACCAAGTCACTGTCGCCTCCAATCAAGATTCCACCATATCCTCCGCCGTATCCTCCTCCGTATCCTCCTCCGTATCCTCCTTTGTACCCTCCACCATAGCAACCTCCAGATGTGATTGTAGAGATGCGAGTGCTTCCTCCAAGACCACCTCCATACACGCTGTGGGCTTTCTGTGGAAAGGCCACGTTGCTGCTCCGAGTCTTGGTGATAATGGACTTCGAGGTCACGGCCCTCGGAACCGAAGTGGTGGTACGCATAGAGAATTGAGACATGGTGGATGGATGCAGAGATGAGAAGAACGCAGAGAGAGGACACTACAGATAAACTGCTAGAGTTGTCCTGAAGAGAATTGGTGCCTTCAAGGTTAGCTCTGTCTTCTTATAGAGATGGAGCTCCAGGGCGGGTCCTGTATTTTGTGGACGGGAGGGGGAAAGGAGGGTGTGTGCCAGACCCTTCTGCAACCTCCAGTTGAGACTAAAGGACCAGCATTCAGTTTCCACCCTAGTGAGGAAACTGCAATGGAATGTCTCTGTGTCTGTATGAACTACTGCAATGTCGTCACCCCTGAGATTTCAATGAAGGGAGTGCAACAAAGTTACAGGCACTTTGACACACAcatgtgttttttgtgtgtgtgccagGTTTCCctctctttgtctgtttgaaaCAGAACAAAGACACTAAACCAGTAATGTGAGGGTActgagtagttttatttttgatcaagcagtatgtaaaaataaacctGGTAGCAAACAAATGTCTGTTTTAGAgagtttaaatgtttgttttctgcagATGTAAGAGGGAAAGTCATCATTTAAAACCATGAGAACACTTGCGTTCATGTTGGTATCACAcagtttataatgtttttataatgtttttcctCATTATCAAAGCTATAATGTTGTGGTTGCCATGGTGTTGTTgtacagttgctaaggtgttcaaATAGTTTATCTTAGCAAGCACCAGTAATGAATGGAGTGGTTTCATTGCTATGAGCGATAATGGGTGAGGAGGATGAAATATTTGTCTGCAAAATTACATCTTGCAGTAGCCTTTTGTAAATGCACTTTATGTTAAGATCTGTTAAGTCCCTTTCAAGGTGGTATGGGTGGTAACATTTTGTGAGGGTTGTAACTGTGGGAGCATGTGTTTTGTGTCTGTTGATGCTTGCAGAGGATTTGCCTAGATTGTGGGCTCCCTGGGGGGGATGTGACATCATTTGACCATTTCACAACCACCCTCTAAACAGGTCACATCTGGAACTTGGATACTTCACTAATCAACAATGGAGAGAGTGAAGGGGTGGGGTGGGGGGATCACTTATTTTCTCAAGAACAGCTATTATGAAACTTTGCTCCTACGAATTGCATGtttgtgatttattattaaaaaaaaagtgaaatcactGGGCTCAACCAACACTTAGGGTGCATAGATCAGTAAAAGTTGTAATGACTTATGacttcatataaaaaaaaagtaggatcTGCACTCACTTTTATActgcttaatgatttttggataTTTAAGCACAAATGAATCATCAAACGTTAAAGGGGGGATAAAGGAGGGTGTATAgtgatgaaaatgaaaactgttcAGGATTATTGTTCAACAtcagaatttaaatttataattctTATATGTGTATTGTACACCCTTCCAAAAATCCACAATTGTTTTCAGTATTGGTTCATTAATAGAAAGAATTTCTTGGTTTAAATTCTCAGCTTATGATTATACATTGCAAAGTTCCATCATTCATTTagttcttctgagactaaatttcAAAATGCATCTGCTTGAGTTTTCAAGCTACAACCACCGAACTCAGCTCAGACCTTCAGATTTGGGAAAGCTTAGCTCCAACGCCAATTAAACACACAACTAGCTAGTCAAGGTCTTACTATCTTAAGGTTATTTTTCAGTGTgaa
Proteins encoded in this region:
- the LOC127172659 gene encoding keratin, type I cytoskeletal 15-like encodes the protein MSQFSMRTTTSVPRAVTSKSIITKTRSSNVAFPQKAHSVYGGGLGGSTRISTITSGGCYGGGYKGGYGGGYGGGYGGGYGGILIGGDSDLVQLNEKATMQNLNDRLASYLEKVRSLEAANASLERQIREYYEKKGPVAQRDYSPYWNTIKDLKDKIKNATINNANILLQIDNSKLAADDFRIKYEHELVMRQSVEADIANLRRLLDQTTLTKADLEMQIESLQDELAFMKKNHEEDLAALRSQLTGTVNVEVDAAPQQDLNRVLDEIRAHYENIIQKHRREQEDWFKDKTATFTKEVAISTETIQTSKTQISDLRRTLQGLEIELQSQLSMKAALENSLADTEARYSAMLASYQNQINVLECELSQVRASIEQQGREYAMLLDIKTRLEQEIATYRSLLENQDIKTQVPGAVVTTTIQKTQHSY